The Triticum urartu cultivar G1812 chromosome 5, Tu2.1, whole genome shotgun sequence genome contains the following window.
AGACCAGTGCCTCTGTGCTCACTTGGAGCTAGTTGCTGTGTTTGGATCACCTGCAGCTGTTACGATTGTGACAGGGTATGGTCAGGCGGTACTGACAATTGTATTTTACATTGTTTATTTATCAAGCATTGGTAGCACCTCATTGATAATCATTTGTGTAACTGAATTCATGATTGATCCTGCTAACTATGGGTATTGATCATTCTTGTCACCACTTTGTTTTATTTCGGTGCATGGATAAGATCTGATGACTGTTGTGGCATGCCAATAAATATATTGGGCACCTGTGTTCAAAAAGAAGTAAGTTGCGCACCAGCAAAATTCAGGACTTGCTACCCCTTTCTCCCTGAAGTTCTTTTTCTCGTTTTTCCTTCCTTGATTTGGGATTTGCGCTCCCGGCTTCAGCTTGGTTTAACTGAACATGAGCTCACAGTACTAACGTGAACATTTACAAGTATTTTAGGGGATACTCCCtccataaagaaatataagagcatatagatcactaaagtagtgatctgaacattcttatatttctttacgaaGGGATACTTGATTGGATGCCAAATTCTGGCGAAGTTCCGCCTTTTCCAGTAAATCTGATCAAATGTGGCACCAACCTAGTTCAACATACCAAATTTGGCACCATTTCGATTTTGAGTTAATAATGTTGACAGCTTGGCCAAAATATACGGTAATCCACTCCGGTGCCCGGGCTCAGATGAGCCCGGTGAACAGTGCAGTGattaaaaatagaaaaaaaataaatTTTTTTACTGGAAGATGTTTGAGTGCATGATGTGCGTGCAAAATTTCATCCCATCTGGACATCTGTAGAGCTCGTGGCAAAAAAGAGAAATTCGGCCAGAACCGTGCGTGAACAATAACCTTACAGAGCCAAATTTTGTCTTTTTTGTCACGTACTTCTCGAATGTCCAAATTCTACCAAATTTTGCACAAACATCACGCACACAAGTATTTGCTTGGAAAAAAAAATCAGATTTTCTTGCTTTTCTGATTTTGCCCAGGCTCATCTGAGCCCTGGTGCTGAAACGCCGCACTCCAAAATATAGGCTCATTTTATTCCCACCAAGGTGGAGGTGGAGCACATGAAAGGCAAGCCAAAAGCTGTAACCTCTGTGACCTAACTTTGATATTTCAACAACATAAGCAAGCGCGCCACAGTACAAATGCTAAATTACCACTCAGCACGAAAAGGCCCACGGCATGAAATGCCACATCAAAGATGAGCGTTGTAGTATGCTGAATATGTCACAGGTAAGAGCATGAGTACATTCTTCTCTACCATAAGCCCCCAGCCCTTCGGCGAGACCTTAAGAGTACACATTCTTCTCTACCACAAGTCCCCAACCCTTCGGTGAGACCTTACAATTTGGTAAAGGCGTAAGGCAGCCACCTTCGTGACATAAAGCCCTGTAAATTAGCATAATATAGACCTATATCTACAGTTATATCCGCCTCAGATGGTCCGGAATTCACCATACAGTTAAAATTTACTGAAACACAGAACCCGCCTTTGCAGCATCTTCCCAGTTCAGGAAGTTCCAAGCAGCAAAATTGCAACCACATCGACCTCATATTCAGGATAGATTTGTGAACAATGGAGCAGATACATTGGAAGCAATCTGACCATCACTTCAGGAATGGAGGAGAGCTGCAAGTTTACACTCGAATGAGATTTATTTTGCTCATAAATTACCCAGGGGCAGAGAACTGAAAAGCAAATTGAAGCAGCACATATGTAACTGAAGCAGACTTGTGGGTTTTGAAATTCGGATTCAATCAATGCAATTTCGCTAACGGGATACATACATAAATCAAATGTCCACCAGACCTGATTGCATATCAATCCATAGGGTAGTGTTGTACGAAAGAAGCACCCAATGCACCACAAGACAAAATATTAGGTTAATTCAAAATAATACAGTACATATCTTCTATCTTCAATATGATCATTTATTTTCATTTAAAGGAAAATAACCCTAATACTTTATCTATTAGATACAAAACAATGCAGTAGATTCATTGAGTGTCTCAATTCAAAAGTCAATGGCTACTTGGCTAGAACTAAAGCACTTCAAACTAACTATCCAAATAATAAACATTAAATTAGAAATACAACCCTAAGTACATGCTACAGAGATAAGAGATCAGATACTTACAATACGGAGATGGAGCAATTGGAGGAGACTTGGTTGTTGTGCCACTTCGTTTCTTCCGTGGAGGAATGGAATGTCGAAAATGAGGCACTGGGGGTGAAGGTATCGGCATCATTTGATAAGTTGGTCCAGGGACTGCGTTTGGTACATGATTGGGGGATGGTAAGGGATGGGGAGGATCTACACGGCCAGGGATTGGTGGAAATGCTGGAGGAAGGTATGGTTTATGAACTGGGGGGGATGGAACAGCAGATGGCTGTGGTGAATGCACAAATGGAGGCAGCTTAGGGCCACTACCAAAGCAGGGTGGTTTTAACATTGGCCTACCAGCTGGAGGAAAGGGGTTACAGTCAGAACATGGAAAACAAGGGGGGTGGTTTGGTAAAGGGGGAGAAGCCCGAGGGGAGGGACTAGAGGTTGGGGGTGCAAGGTACGGGACACTCCCAGATGGCGACAAAGATGGTGGTACACTTGTAGAAggtgatggagagggggatggaTATGGAGATGGTGAAGGAGCTGGACTAGGAGATAAATATGAGATTGAGTGTTGCAGATACGATGACAGCTGAACTCCTTTTACCTTACCAAATACAGAGTGATTAAGCCCAAGGTTCCTCGCGTCAGGTTCTTTGATTAGCTCAGCTAGTTGTTTCAATCTATATGGCAACAGAATACTAGTCCCATCTAACACCGATGCCTCAATAGTTGCTGGGGCTTCAACTGAAGAACCAATTTCATTCCTGAACTGCAAGTATATTCTCTGCATATATATGATAGACAGTGAGCTTAAATTCAAAAAATGAAGCCAGAAAATCGGTAATAATACCTCGTCGAAAGTGATTAAATCGGTGATACCTCATAGGACCTCAAGTTCAATCCAAATTCCAATTGATTTTTTAGCTCTGTAAGATTACCCAAGATCTGACCAATGGAGTTGTTCAGCACAAAGTTGAATAGTGGGTCTGTGCTTGCCCATATAGAACCAGATTGCGCAGGAACAACAGTAATTCCTCCAGGGAATCCCAACAACTCGATGGAAGATGGATAACCAAAAATTGATGGTGTCAAGGATAGGTTCAGCTGCTTCAGCATCATCCCTATTAAGGATGACCTCAGTACACTAAGGGCCGGCAAACTTATTGAAGCATCTTTTGGATAAGGAAGAACACCAAAAACCACACGCGTGGAGTATTTAGAAGCTAAAGAGTGCATCGAAACAATGGAAACCTGTTTTAAAACATATTTGGATTAACCAATGGTAAAGGCAGAAGAATAGAAGAGAAATAAGAAAATTCTGTCACCTTGCTATTAGGTACACCAATCTCTTCAAATATGTCACTCCCTATTCTGTCCATGTGAGCAGCGAGGAACGATACTGGCTTTTCCAACGTGAAACCAACCTGGATTTCAGCTGAAACAGAGAAAAGAGTCCTTTAGTCGATACTCAAATCCACCATTACGCATCACTATATAGTTCTGTGAAGTAGAAAATGCAAATGACATTTTTACAAACAAACATATGGGCAAATAGAAATAGACAAGCTCTAGGAAAATGTTCGCCAAGTTAGCCAAGATGAAGGGACAATGTGGTTTAGCTTTTGTTTAGTTTAGCACAGTTCAGTACAAGTAAATAACTAACCTAGTGGTAAAATAGGATTGCTAGTAGTGGTTTGAGAGATAACAACCAGTCAATAAAGAATCACTCTAGCACTTCCGCGGACAGGGAGTGACTAGGGGTATAAAAAGCTACAGGTCAAATGCACTTGACATAAATGTGCCACAAATGCGAGGGACTGGGAGCGTGTTTGGTTCGGGTCCTTGCTGCCAAACGCCTGGCCTGGAGCTTCCCTGGGAGCAGCCTGGTCTTTGTTTGGTTAGATTCCTGAAAAACTAGACCAGTGCATGACCTGGATCGTCCAGGCAGTTGGTTAGACTCAGGCATCCTATTCTGGTAGCCTGGATCATGGAAAGCAGCAGCCTGGCGTTAATACAGCACTTTGCAGATGGATTACAGGCCAGTATGTCAGTACATATATTTATTTAATCCTTTGATGGCTTCCCAGGCCTAGGGCAGGATCCAAACAGCTACCTGTCCAGGCTGACTGGCCAGGCCAAAAAATCAAAATCCAGAAGCCCAGGCGGGGCAGCACTTTCCTCCAGGCATGCAGCCCAGGGCACGAAACAAGCTATCCCTAGTTAGCACAGCCACCATTACTGATAAGAATGTACAGGCGTCAAACTTAGTATATACTAGCACAGAAAATTTATCTCAACAGGAAAGACAAAATGCATATAGAAGAACCAAGTGATACAGAGATTAAAGAGGGCAGTAGAGCACTATGGCACTACCGTATATAAGTTATTAGATTAAGATTGCATGGTAAGCTATTAGATAAGAGTACCTTAATTACATGGTAAGATTTTATTGTCCTGCAAACATTTGAGACACCTTAAGTAAGGAGTTTATATTCTACTTAAGCCCTTAGAATCCAGGGCTAAGAAAATGCTAGCATAGGTAGTGTGAGTTTAATTACACGTGAGAACCCAATTAAATCTTGATGAAAAATATGACGAGTTTGAGAATGTGAGGTTGCTCAAGCCACTTCATACAGGTCCCAAATATACAACTATTTAAACTTCATGGTCTGGGCAAAGAACAATAACCATATTTTACACTTAACTACAGAGAAATATACCTTCAATCATTCACTGAACAATTTCTTATCTAATTCATAGGCGTGCATAAGTATGGTAGGTATGTCAACAACATAACACACACCCGAGAACACTTCACATAAACACTTAATAGCAAAATACGAGGACGCTTGTAAATTGTAATTAATCCGTAGCCTAGCCAACACAACCATGCAATGCCAGTGATaaatgaagccaatgacatgtATGGCAAGCCTCCATTTAAATGAGCATCTTATACAGGCAGGGTAAAGTAAACACAGCAACCACGTCTGGAATCACCAGTACACTACCACCAGCTTATGCAGTAGGAAATTCATAAATCCATGACCCTTGTTATCATGACaaaagtagtgatctaaatgaTCTTGTATTTCTTTACAGATGGAGTACTCTGGAAACAAATTACACATCTAACTTTGACAGAAACAAGCCAAGAATTCTACAccctgtgtgtgtgtgtttttttgAAGGCTACACCCTGTGTGTTGGGAAACCCATGAAAGAGCAAATCATACAGGCACAGGCTGTATACAAAAAGAAAAATACGGGAACCCGAGTACCATGTCCAAGTGACCTCTAAGGCTCTAACAAGACATTTCCAGGAATAACTTTTATGTTGCATCAATCATAACAATTGCCTTCAAACACCAGGTCATAACAGCAAAACCTATATGAACTTGTAATTCAAACTATCTAAGTAAGGTTTCAACTGAATCCAGAATCTGAAATTCATTACAAGAAGAGAAGTAGAGAACCAATCGTTCACCAACCAGAGACAGCCAATTGTCCCAGAGCACCAGCCGACCGAAGTTGAGTAGTAAAATCGTGCAAATCCTAGATCCAGGGCGGATGCATCGAAGCATCGAACAGCAGCCCGAGGTGATGAACTCGCAGTCGTCCCATCTCGTCGATCCGCTGTCTAAGGCCTAATTGACTGAGTCGTCACTGCACCCACGCGCACGCGCAGTAGACCAACTAAACCGACTAATCGCTAACCACGAGGAAGAAGAAGTTAAGCGGTGGAGGCGGAGAGCTCACCGGCGAGAACGTCGGGGTCGCTGGAGAGGTAACCCTTGGGGCGGGAGGGCAGGAGGAGGAACAGCGCCGGGACGAGGACCCCGACAGCGAGCGCGAGCACGAAGACGCACCGGAACGAGACGGAGCGGCCGACCGCGCCGGCGAAGCCGCACCCccaccctccccctcctcctcctccgccggcGATCGCGAGGCCTCCCGCGCCGCCGAGCTCGACATCGACGGGCTTCCCCATTCCGAGCGCATCTGACTCCGCCCCCACGACCCCcagctccccgccgccgccgccgccgcaaccacCCGCGGGCGCGCGTGGAGGCCGCCTGGACGACTAGCCGCGCCGCGCTTCTACCTCCCGCCGGCGAGACTGTCGGTTAAGTAGGGTTTTTTTTCCCTCTCCCCGCCTCGTCTCCCCCCTTGGATTTATCCCCTTGTTTTGTGCCTGAGGTGGGTGCCAAGTATGCGGATGGATTTCGACGGGGAGCTTTCTCTTCCTTTTCCCCCCCTCTTTGCTTTGCTCAGTGCCCGAGCCATGTGCTATTTTTTGCCGAGATATAGTACATTCGCGTGAGGGTACGATATTTCTTTTTTGAGCTGTGAGTAGGAGTGTTTTTTACTGCGGCCATTTCGTTTGGGCATCGCCGTCAGGGACGCTGCCTGATGACCACCTGGCTCTGGCTGCGAGGCCAAATCCCACCTTGCTTTCCCGACCAACCGGGCATGTGAGGACATGTGGCGAGCTACCTCACTTGccatttcttttcttttttttggctTCTCATCAGCTTCGTCACAGGTCACTTGTCAACTGGGACGCACACTTGTGCAGCCACCGAGTGCGCTTTTGTTTAGTGACCGCACCGGCTTTGCGTGTTTTGTGTAGCGTCCGTGTCATTAGGTGGCCGCCATAGACTGGCTTTGGCTGGCCCCGGTCAGTTGGTTGGGGGTTCACCAGAGAATTCTTACTCTTGTTTGTATTACACGTACCgcgtgatgtggcgcaatgtatGACAGGTGTAGTAAGCAATGGTATCCCTAGTTTCAAAGGAAAAAAGCAATAGTATCCCTTACGTTCCACAAAATATAAGGTCATCTTCAACACAGACCCTTGACCCGCCTGCATACGTCCGGATCATGCTGTCCGGACATGTTGTGTCATCCAGTGCGGGTTTGTACCGGTTAACAGGATAGTCCGGACGCACTTTCTCTCGCAAACGTAGAGGCTTTGTAGGCATCCGGACCGCTCCCAAGCCCGCATCTAATCGACTGGCCCACCCAAACCCACCTCCCGCGCTTTTCATCCCACGCGTCGGGCTGCTTGCCGTACCGCATTCATGTCGGCCCAAAGCAGGCAGTGTCCAGCATTGATGTCCGCGATTTGACCGAATGGGAAGGCGGTGCAAACAGACGCGACCTCTCGGGTGTCGCCGCTTCAATGCAGACGCCGCATCACGAGAAACCTACTTCAGCTGCTGCACCACACTGAAGCAGGCTGGCCGACCCTCCGTCTGGCCTGGCCGTGGCTATTTAAGACCTACACTGGTGACGCACAGATCCACACTCCCCCTGCCTGGCATCGCGCCCGtcctcctctccctcgccgtcACCTCGCTGAGCCCTTCCTCATATTTGAGCCCATCGGCGATGCCGAAGTCCTAGTTCTCCGCGCCGGTAGAAGTTCCTCTTCAGGTGGATCGTGGTACCGCCGACCTTGCTCTGCGGGACCATCTGCATCCACGACGGCGGGCTCctctggcgacgaggaggaccaACCACAACAAAGGCCCCATCTTCTCTCGGAGGCGGCTTCGACGGACGAAGAATTCGTTTGtcagatggagatcatgacggggTTTTCCCTCCATCACATGGGCCCGGCGCCGCCATCGCCAGCGCACGTAAGCGGGGGGCGGCATCCCCACTGCGACAGGTGAAGGACGAGCCGGTGTCCCTACCACGCAACCGCGGGCTCCAAATTGGTGGCCATGTGAAGCAGGATCCGGCATCCCCTTAGCATCTCCGCCGTGTGAAGGACGAGCCGGTGTCGCCCCCGCCGCACAACCGCTACATGTTgggaacgcaataatttcaaaattttcctacgcacacgcaagatcatggtgatgcatagcaacgagaggggaagagtgttgtccacgtaccctcgtagaccgtaagcggaagcattatgacaacgcggttgatgtagtcgtacgtcttcaagATCCGACCCATCCTAATACCGAAAGTACGGCatctccgcgatctgcacacgttcggctcggtgacgtcccacgaactctcgatgcagctgagtgtcaagggagagcttcgtcagcacgacgacgtgatgacggtgatgatgaagctaccggcgcagggcttctcctaagcactacgacgatatgaccaaggtggattatggtggagggggcaccgcacatggctaagggatcaatgatcaacttgtgtgccctagggtgccccctgcccccgtatataaaggagcaaggggggaggtcggccggcccttggggcacgccaaggaggggaggagtcctcctcctagtaggagtaggactcccctttcctagtccaactaggaggatgaagggggaaggaaggagagggagagaagagaaggaaaggggggcgccccccccttccctagtccaattcggactagaggggagggggcgcgcggccctgccttggccggccctctctctccactaaggtaTCCGGATCCGGCTATACGCCATACTTCGGcaccgcccacttcaaatatggaACCTCCTCGATGGCGGGGAACGAGGCAAAAGAACTTCTTCCATAATTCAAAATGGGCCTCGATGCCTAAGAATAGCTTGCAGAGGGCAACGAAACCTGAGATATGCAGAATCGAACCTGGGGTGAGGTTGTGTAGTTGGATGCCGTAAAATTCCAATAACCCCATGAGAAAGGGATGGATTGGAAAACCTAGGCCCCGCAACAGGAATGGGACGAAACACACCCTCTCCTCCTTATTGGGGTTGGGGAAGTTCTCAGCCATCACGTCGTTGCTGATTGAGGCCAATCCCGCTCGAACAGAGACTGGATCCATGAGGGGAAGATAGCCCTACGTCTGGAGTCAGCTCAGCTGAAGATGAGGCATGGAGCAACTCTGCTAATCACCCTCTTGAGGGCCATGGGGCGCGAAGAGGAGCTTGGGGCACTAGCCATAATGGAGGGCTCTATTCATGGCTAAACTTGGCACTTTTCCTTTTTGCGCGTTGTGGGATGGCATTGGGGGATCTACAACCCCTTATATAGATGTCGTCTGAGCATGGTGGGGCCTGTTTGCAAAAAAGCATGGACCGTTCGTATTCACTTAGTGCACGGAAATTGAAGCGGCAACAGGGAGGAAGCGTAAGAGGCAGGAACATCAAGGTCATGGCCGGACTGACATTGATACGAAGTATAATGAAGAACCCGTCTTGCAAAGCCGAAGACATAATTCGGATACTACTCGTCGTTGAAggctagttcgggggctactaagggagtcctggattaaggtgTCCTCGGGTGTCCGACCCGTGTgttatgggccggactgatgggccgtgaaagATAAAGAGTAGAAGGCCTTcccctgtgtccggatgggactctccctTGCGTGGGTGACAAGATTGGCGTCCGGATGTATAGATTCCTAACTCTGTAAACCGACTATGTACAACCTTAGGCCCCTCCGGTATTTATATAatccggagggtttagtccatagagacaatcagaattcatataggctagacgGCTAGGgcttagccattacgatctcgaggtagatcaactcttgtaacccctatactcatcgaagttaatcaagcaggaagtagggttttacctccattaagagggcttGAACCCGGGTAAACATTATGTTCcctttgtctcctgttaccttcgatcctcaaacacacagttcgggacccctacccgagatcgaccggttttgacaccgacactacccgcatagccttttcatTTAGtatacctagccgtctaatcaacttcctgcaggccacttctcccatttacttctccatcgggaatcgattttcctcggcttcttcacctctccttcatcttcatttgcatccaaaccacactgcattcacattgttttaacctcttcacatcATCCTGGAGTAATTCCGAAACCCCCTTAAAATAATCATCTtattcagttagactagccatctaatcctaattctccaaaccatagccctctggtccagcggttccaaatggcgaaagagatccagatgcaggtttttagcgtccaacatgtcctcgtgaaggctcattgagcatagttgccacagtcaccgaccacccaagggttgttcggaagtggatcaacaatgtatccaactccctccaaaaggtggagatgaaggtcatcggtctcgacgcagagtacacgtagtgtgccactgggaagatccaacgcgccgccgtccttcagctgtgcctcgaagatgatgttttggtgtaccacatcatacacgaGCCCTTCATACCAGGTGAgattcacgatttcttgtctcaggaggacatatacttctgtggggcagccatcgcaggggacaaacagaagttggagccgtacaaccttgatttgaaaagcatcgctgacgtACAAACCAAAATAAAAATTCATGTAGAAGACTATGATAAaccgacaccatccctattcgacgtagcaaattttgtgcttaGAACAAATCTTCTGAAGGGTGACGAGACgctggcattaaggtcgtctggatgggagaattttCCCTTGACGTatgagcggataaaatatgctgccctcaaTGCCcatgtgagtttcgagatagctgcaaggtccagagagcttgttgcgaagccgtctcccacagaaaattagaagaagaagaagaagaagaagaagatacaccagcagcagggcattatggatggatgaactatttcctctgttgtaaaaaaattattccctctctgTGTATactgatatagatggactatttcgatggtgtgcatgtctttggaacaagtagaagtatgggtccgcttgactataaggaactatttatccgcctagctttctctactactccttccagtgatcggtatgcaatgcatgtgtccgtagacacgacaacttgtccatggaagtacaactacgacgaccatcacgtttcatccactaccactcgcgattcccacgacgccgctccaacccacgacAC
Protein-coding sequences here:
- the LOC125509534 gene encoding inverted formin-2-like isoform X1, which codes for MGKPVDVELGGAGGLAIAGGGGGGGGWGCGFAGAVGRSVSFRCVFVLALAVGVLVPALFLLLPSRPKGYLSSDPDVLAAEIQVGFTLEKPVSFLAAHMDRIGSDIFEEIGVPNSKVSIVSMHSLASKYSTRVVFGVLPYPKDASISLPALSVLRSSLIGMMLKQLNLSLTPSIFGYPSSIELLGFPGGITVVPAQSGSIWASTDPLFNFVLNNSIGQILGNLTELKNQLEFGLNLRSYERIYLQFRNEIGSSVEAPATIEASVLDGTSILLPYRLKQLAELIKEPDARNLGLNHSVFGKVKGVQLSSYLQHSISYLSPSPAPSPSPYPSPSPSPSTSVPPSLSPSGSVPYLAPPTSSPSPRASPPLPNHPPCFPCSDCNPFPPAGRPMLKPPCFGSGPKLPPFVHSPQPSAVPSPPVHKPYLPPAFPPIPGRVDPPHPLPSPNHVPNAVPGPTYQMMPIPSPPVPHFRHSIPPRKKRSGTTTKSPPIAPSPYSLLHS
- the LOC125509534 gene encoding inverted formin-2-like isoform X2 encodes the protein MGKPVDVELGGAGGLAIAGGGGGGGGWGCGFAGAVGRSVSFRCVFVLALAVGVLVPALFLLLPSRPKGYLSSDPDVLAAEIQVGFTLEKPVSFLAAHMDRIGSDIFEEIGVPNSKVSIVSMHSLASKYSTRVVFGVLPYPKDASISLPALSVLRSSLIGMMLKQLNLSLTPSIFGYPSSIELLGFPGGITVVPAQSGSIWASTDPLFNFVLNNSIGQILGNLTELKNQLEFGLNLRSYERIYLQFRNEIGSSVEAPATIEASVLDGTSILLPYRLKQLAELIKEPDARNLGLNHSVFGKVKGVQLSSYLQHSISYLSPSPAPSPSPYPSPSPSPSTSVPPSLSPSGSVPYLAPPTSSPSPRASPPLPNHPPCFPCSDCNPFPPAGRPMLKPPCFGSGPKLPPFVHSPQPSAVPSPPVHKPYLPPAFPPIPGRVDPPHPLPSPNHVPNAVPGPTYQMMPIPSPPVPHFRHSIPPRKKRSGTTTKSPPIAPSPYCLVDI